One genomic segment of Linepithema humile isolate Giens D197 chromosome 5, Lhum_UNIL_v1.0, whole genome shotgun sequence includes these proteins:
- the Gint3 gene encoding UBX domain-containing protein 6, which produces MADKIKSFFQKKKANVKFMKAGKGHKLTDSTSTICTSTEPKEPIRRAEPTEEAKIAGQAALARLEAKKNDKPRFNTSYAAIQARVKRELELERKAQQSSQQTENTQQKERTDSIADPSIFAVVDVFFRCPYLSDEILLREEWKRKIREFLYEQLKGEEAGLTACLIIQSCNTGKEKIESCVETLGKYLDNIINNPDIEKYWKIRMSNRIFQEKVLPVEGALDFLKAAGFEEKKLLHNENEEDFLVWSPNNCDIEELTMLDEALKSAEPIPIELDRNLQVLMPSQARIRNELPPSFFTISSEEIKREQQLRTEAVERSQMLRTKAMREKDEQRALRRYKFAVLRIKFPDGIILQGTFSVYEKFQNVIEFVAENLIDKVPFLLVTPDGIKLVEECYDKTLLDLRLIPTAILEFSWNLTDKENMPKGYLKEFLLSYIQSV; this is translated from the exons ATGGCTGATAAAATCAAGTCTttctttcaaaagaaaaaagcaaatGTGAAGTTTATGAAGGCTGGAAAAGGACACAa ATTGACAGATTCTACCAGTACTATATGTACCTCAACAGAGCCTAAAGAACCAATTAGAAGAGCAGAACCTACAGAAGAAGCTAAAATAGCAGGTCAAGCAGCTTTAGCAAGATTAGAAGCAAAAAAGAATGACAAACCAAGATTTAATAC atcaTATGCTGCTATTCAAGCTCGTGTTAAGCGTGAATTGGAATTAGAAAGAAAAGCACAGCAGAGTTCACAGCAAACAGAAAACACGCAACAGAAAGAAAGAACAGATAGCATTGCAGATCCTTCCATTTTTGCAGTTGTTGATGTATTCTTTCGTTGCCCATATTTATCTGATGAAATATTGTTACGAGAAGAATGGAAAAGGAAAATAAGAGAATTCCTGTACGAGCAATTAAAGGGAGAAGAAGCGGGATTGACCGCATGCTTAATTATTCAAAGTTGTAACACTGGAAAGGAAAAGATCGAAAGCTGTGTAGAAACACTTGGCAAATACTTGgacaatatcattaataatccTGACATAGagaaatattggaaaattaGGATGTCtaatagaatatttcaa GAAAAGGTTTTACCTGTTGAAGGAGCTTTAGATTTCTTAAAAGCAGCTGGCTTTGAAGAGAAGAAATTACTGCACAATGAGAATGAAGAAGACTTCTTAGTGTGGAGTCCTAATAATTGTGACATCGAAGAACTTACAATGTTGGATGAAGCATTAAAATCTGCAGAACCTATTCCTATCGAATTAGACAGAAATTTACAAGTATTAATGCCTAGTCAAGCTCGCATAAGAAATGAATTGCCACCCAGTTTTTTCACAATATCttcagaagaaataaaaagagagcAACAGTTGCG aacgGAAGCTGTAGAACGAAGTCAAATGTTGAGAACAAAGGctatgagagagaaagatgagCAACGTGCATTAAGAAGATACAAATTTGCTGTACTTCGTATTAAATTTCCTGATGGAATAATATTGCAGGGTACCTTCTCAGTATATGAGAAGTTCCAGAATGTAATTGAGTTTGTTGCTGAAAATTTAATCGATAAAGTGCCCTTTTTGTTGGTGACACCCGACGGGATTAAGTTAGTGGAAGAGTGTTATGATAAAACACTTTTAGATTTACGATTAATTCCCACAGCTATATTGGAATTTTCTTGGAATCTAactgataaagaaaatatgccTAAAGGATACTTGAAAGAATTTCTGCTTTCTTATATACAATcagtttga